In one window of Terriglobales bacterium DNA:
- a CDS encoding tetratricopeptide repeat protein — translation MINARDWTGSQIDWGWPAELFVGVRFLAASLFLVLAASGAVSIPTAGQNEPPDVSEYATHFNRGNELMRDMRFYEAAAEFREAVRLKPESLPAHQALAVAYATTDNLPLAWKEVRLLHQAKVEMPRAFLRLLAGEMPEEEAIKELESIEKELAEAQTEQVHSPAMSTKLGEALFRAGDYTGARQEAERVLQFDADQPDAHLLLGQMQSIDPQAGDQAIAHLKTYLQFASHEPANAKKAGLAYRLLAGIHDRTGDYAQALTAYEEGLKVAPTEAGMWNNAAWIYATVPEESLRNPERALEYARKAVALSEGKGRGHAAYLDTLAQALYLNGRFEEAVETEKEALSLSPDSEFMQGQLKRFEQAKQQAMAAKH, via the coding sequence ATGATCAACGCGAGAGATTGGACAGGGTCCCAGATCGATTGGGGGTGGCCAGCCGAATTGTTCGTAGGCGTAAGATTTCTGGCCGCTTCCCTTTTCCTGGTGTTGGCCGCGTCGGGCGCGGTTTCGATTCCAACTGCCGGGCAGAACGAGCCGCCGGACGTCTCTGAATACGCCACCCACTTCAACCGTGGAAACGAATTGATGAGGGACATGCGGTTCTACGAAGCCGCGGCAGAGTTCCGCGAGGCCGTCCGCCTGAAGCCGGAGAGCCTGCCAGCACATCAGGCGTTGGCTGTGGCTTATGCCACTACGGACAACCTTCCCCTGGCCTGGAAGGAGGTCCGCCTGCTGCACCAAGCCAAGGTTGAGATGCCCCGTGCCTTCCTGCGGTTGCTGGCCGGGGAAATGCCGGAAGAAGAGGCGATCAAGGAGCTGGAGAGCATCGAGAAAGAGCTGGCGGAAGCGCAAACGGAGCAGGTCCATAGCCCTGCCATGAGCACGAAGCTGGGTGAAGCGCTGTTCCGTGCGGGCGACTATACCGGCGCGCGCCAGGAAGCCGAGCGCGTACTCCAGTTCGATGCCGACCAACCGGACGCGCACCTGTTGCTGGGCCAGATGCAGAGCATCGATCCACAGGCCGGCGACCAGGCGATCGCGCACCTGAAGACGTACCTCCAGTTCGCGTCGCACGAGCCCGCCAACGCCAAAAAAGCCGGGCTCGCCTATCGCCTTCTGGCCGGCATCCACGATCGGACGGGCGATTACGCACAGGCGCTCACAGCCTACGAGGAAGGACTGAAAGTGGCACCGACGGAAGCTGGAATGTGGAACAACGCGGCGTGGATCTACGCCACGGTTCCAGAAGAGTCGCTGCGAAATCCGGAGAGGGCGCTGGAGTACGCCCGCAAGGCGGTAGCGCTCTCTGAAGGAAAGGGGCGCGGGCACGCGGCGTATTTAGACACGCTGGCGCAGGCGCTCTATCTGAACGGCCGATTCGAGGAGGCGGTCGAGACGGAAAAAGAGGCGCTATCTCTTTCGCCCGATAGCGAGTTCATGCAGGGACAGTTGAAGCGGTTCGAGCAAGCCAAACAACAGGCAATGGCGGCGAAGCACTAG